In the genome of Oncorhynchus nerka isolate Pitt River linkage group LG4, Oner_Uvic_2.0, whole genome shotgun sequence, the window AGCTCACcagtcacctgtgtgtgtgtgtgtgtgttcctgcacCCCTCTCTGCCAGACATCCCAGATGATGAGGCACAGTACTGGACCGGCAAGCTGGATCGCATCAACACTATGAGGATCCATGATGAGGTAAGGCCCACCCAACATGCAAGGCGCCaggaacagtgtgttaaataTGTTGATACAAAATGTACTTATTTATATTTCAAGCAGTTACACTCGTAATCTATTTATGAAATTAGCCTCTCTTTGCATATTGTAAAATACCATGTACATTGCGGTCAAATGTTCTGTAACACTTGGCTCTTTGCATTCACTAGCACACAGTAAAATATATGTAAATAGACGATGGGACTAACTCTGGTCATTTGACTCTTTCCTCACAGAAAACACTGGTTAGGTACTGTATTGACATGTGTTCATCACTGTTTGCTGTGCTCTGAAGTGACAACATAGATTGTAGATAACTAACTATTGCATGCAGTTGCATTGAAGTCATGGTGGTTATACAAATGCAGGAGTTTGAGAGTGACGATGATGCTTTGTTGTGGATGATGGTCAGAGGTCACAATTCCTAttttcttttcctctctccaGTACCCTCTGCAGGATGAGGTCCAAAGACGCCCCATGCCGCTTGCTGCCTCCCAATGTTGTGAGtgggactgacttccacaccataATATCCCACTAGATGGCGCTCTCTCATCAGCCCCGTGTCTCTCTGGCTTACCATTAGTTTGGGCTTTTCACGTTGTTTAAGTTGTCGTATTCCTGAGTTATGTGTGAATCTCCTAACCCAGACTTAACATCAAGTAAGCCTTTTATCCAATACAGTTTTTCCAAAACAGTCACTACTCATGCAAAGTTAGGAAGAATGTCAACACAGTGATGCCACTTTCATGCATGGTCATAATTTCCCCTCCTATGTCATGCACAGTTTTTGCATACTCTCCACTACCTCTCACTTTACTTCTCTGCCAACACCCTCACCAGGCAACTATTTCGGATGGGCTGACACACTGAGTATGTAACAGTCTTTTTTGTGATGAATTTTATCCCTTCCCAAAGCTTCACCTTGGCCTATCCTCAATGCATTGTGCATGTTATCCAGCACCAAAAACAATCGCTACAGCAAGGGGAAatatcccccccacacacacacacactcctctctctacacctcaTGTCAGAGTTCCATCTATATTTCTTGAGTTTCATCACCTTTATCAATTTCCCCACGGGACATGGAAACACACATTGTTTCTACCTGCATGTAAACAGAACTGGACAATAGCGGTTAAGCCTAGATCTGTTTTTGCAGTCAGTAGGTGACCTTGATAAGCATAGTGGCAGTTGATGACTTTGTGAACAATGTCAATGAGATGCATCAGCATCGTCACACAGACAGGGGGCAGTGTTCGCCAGCCTGTTTTGAGAAATCGAAACATCAGTTTGTCCTGAACTATTTCACTTATCAGTCTGGAGCGCAGCCCAGCTCAACTGTCACCTTAAGTAGGCCACTCAGCTCAGGGTCAGCATTCTGCAATCCAAAGGACCTGTTTGCATGCCAAAGTTGAGACTGCGTCACTGAGAGACGATATCAAAATTGCATTTGAGTTCCTTAACTGATTCATTTGGGTGTCCCTTTTTGACTGTTTAATGACTTATACGTTCAGTCGCATCACATTCCCCTTCCCACTGGTTTACTTCCTGGTTAGCTTGCATTCAAAGGTGCATGACCCTTGCCCTCCTTACCTCCCTCTTACCTGACCCTACCTCACCCCAGTGTATATCACCACTTGTTCTTATTGTGTAACTCATGTGTGAGgcgaacatgtttttttttttttgtgtgaaattGTGAGCATCAGTGGGATAGAATGGAGATTCTGTAGTCATTTTAGCACTTATAATGCCTAGGTCTCTGGAAGTTATCTTGTGGAGCTTGTCCTTTTGCCCCTCCCCCTTTACAGCCCTGGATGACCATGACAGCGCGGTGGACGACCGGGACAGTGACTACCGTAGTGAGACCAGCAACAGCTTGCCCCCACGCTACCACACCACGACCCAGCCCAACTCCTCCATGCACCAGTACCCCATGGGCCCCCGGCTCCAGAACCACCTGGACTCCTGCACAGACTCCATGCACAGCTTTGACATGGACTACAGAGACCACCGTGGTAGCAGGTAGAGCTTCTGATACCACCCGCAAACGTACAATACATGCCCCGACACAgaattcacagaaatgcacaaATTCGACTGTAAAAGATTGCACACCTGTTCATATATTCTACAATCATACATATTGACAGATAGTGAAGGATGTCCAGAGTTAGGAtattaataaaaaaatgtttagtGCAGTATCGGACATTTATTTTGTGTTGTTAGTTTGTTTTAAACAGTTTTCtatgtaaataaataattttGCAAATAGACCCAGTTAGCTGAGGGCCTGAGTCTTAGCTGTTTTGTTTGTTAGAGGGCTTCCCTCTTTCAGACGATTAAGGGACATCCACCCTCCTGGGACAGAATGGCAGAATCAATTGGCTGCCTTAGTTGTACCCTGAATACAAGCATATTTCTCAAGTAATGTGAGCAGCTTTAAATTTAGTCAGTTTATGTTCATTTGTCACTGGCACATGGTTTGACACCGCATAGGAAGGAGGTAAACAATGTCACCTGCTTGAATATATGAACAGTGTCCCCGAGGACGTGCTACTTCCATCTGCTTAGGTTGTGCGCAACCTTGCAAGATAACCCAATAGAAATTGAGTCTTTGGTAATTTGTACATTTGGATCTAGTATAGAATTTCATTTAGTTAATGGAATGTCAAAATGCAGTGTAGCTTTGAAGAAGGAACAGATTTGGTCTTAAACAATGTCGAAATTGTCCAACTGCTTAGATGTTTTCCCAGATGGAGCACAAATAATCTGCCAACTCCATTCACGTACCCAGTGTAGAGTGGGTCTTTGCTCTCTTACATGTGTGACTTGCTGTGGAAAACATGTGCTTCAGTGAGATTGTGGTAAATCTCAGTCTGTGTGGACAGATAGAAAGCTGATCCGGATAATTCCATAACATCTGAAAAGAAAAGTGGGATTACAGCCAGGAAAAACTGATTTAAAATTGACGTATTGTTATATGAAACTTCTTTGGCAGTTTGAATGAAACTGAGCTTAGTTAAGCCTGCTATTGTCACATATGGGTCTTTGTGACCCTGGTTTTGGAAGGGAAGGTTCAGTTATAGGGAAATACTGCCCTCCCTGACCGAATTTCTATGCAGTCTGTAAAATGACTTTGGACAGAGATACTTCAGGTTGGATTTCAGGGCTTTTGTGCTGTTATTGAAAATCCCCCAGAATGACGACATCACGCACATAAAACGGGCAGATCTAACAATCTGGACACATTCACCAAATAGTCATTTACAcatgaaaaacatttttatttatcaTATGTATTTAATGCTTGTCTCAGTCACATTGGCTTTATTACTTTTCTGTCCTCTTATACTTTGCAATAATTTCTGTTTGCTTTTTTCTTTCTGGTTTTTGTCCCCCCCTCGCACATCCCATTTTGCTTCATCTTTAATCGATGAACCTAAACTAGAGCAATAAACCAGAAAGGGAGGGTCAGAATCATCCCTGTAGATTCTGGCATGGGTGTGGAGGATTGGGAAAGCAAATACAAAGTGCAGGGGAGAAATCACCTGAGCGAGTTCCTGGACAAGGAAGAGAATCGTTGGGTTGAGGACGATGTTATTCTCCGAATGGGGAGAGCTCTCACTGAGCCCTCAGGCAGCTCGCTCTGCCAAAGCACACAACACAGTGGCATCATACCTGCCACCTACCCAGTGGGCTATGACACTATCGATCGGCGGCGGAGAAAAAAGATCCGGGATCCAGGAGGGCTGTCCTTCTCCGAGGCGGAGAAACTCACAGATGAGCCTTTTCCCCCTGACCTTGCACTCCTCCGCCAGAAGAGAGGGGAGCTCGTGCTGCGGCAGGTGGCAGAGatcgaggaagaggaggagcagaTGACGCCATGCCTCAAGCCATACAAGAATGGACTTCTTTACAAGACTAGGATGTGGGCCAAAAACAAGCTGGGGGACACCTTGGAGAACTATGTGGTGTATCAGGAGGAGGAAGCTGCCAGAATGAGAACAGGTTTGGCGTACGATTCAGAGGAGGAGCTGCCGTACTCCATGGGATCAGTGGAGGAGCTAGAGGAAATTGCCTCCTTAGCGGAGGCCATTCACTCTGAGAATGGGAGGGGCCAAGGCAGGTATGCTTCATCCCATGGAGGTCACATAGACAAGTATCAGAGTTATCTGGTTAAGAAGAGTGGAAAGGGGAAAATGGGAGGATGGGCTCCTGAAGCAATGCTGTCTCCAGTGGAGGAACCAAGCGACGAGTATGTTGATCCCATGGATGAGCTCCAGTGCCTAGTTGAAACAGTTTCAGAGTACCTGGCTGAAAAAGAGGAGGAAATAAGCAGGTATGGGTCTCTTCCCAAGTCATCCAAGTCAAggttatcttcccagggcagcaTAAGAACAGAATCTACTGGAGAGGACCCAAGGACCCCTATTGATGTCAAGGAAGAGACCCAGACAGAGGCTCCACCTGAACCAGGAATATCTGGAGTGAAACATGCTATGAGTTCATTATTCAGTTCCTTCACAGACAAGGTTAGTTCAGCCCCCAAGCAGCCACACTCTGGTTCTGCAGAAACGAAAGAAGTACCACCTGCACCATCTTCTCAATCTGGTATATCTAAGCTATTTTCATTCATTCCAAAATCCACCAGCCCTGCTCCTGCTCGTGTTGCTCTTGTATCTCCTACAGCTCACCCCAACGGGACATTTTCCTTCAATTTGCCTTCCCAGTCTGATGCCAAGACACAAGTCCAGAATCAAGAAATGCCAGCCATGATAACAGAGATGTATAGTACAAGCAATGAAGTTCAGGACTCTGCAACAAAGCCACAAACACCAGCAGTCACTTCAATTGTTGAGAAAATGAGTTTTGTTATAAAAAAATCTGGTGAAGAGGTAGTGAACACCACCGATGGAAAACAATCCCCAGGGAGAAGTGGCTCAAGAGAGGGCTTTCAAAATCTTGCAAACTGGGATGAGAAACGTATCCACCAAGGTGAACAGTCAATGGCTGTGGGAGGAGGCAGAAGACTTGATAATTCAAGAAATGTACTCCAAAATAAACCATTTGTTAATACACAAGGAAAAGTTGTGCATGTGAGACCTGACTCTATGATTGCCTCTCAGCAAAGTGTGCCTACTTCAGTGGATGGGAAGTCCATCAACCAACCAGAACCAGCAAGTTCAGGGTTCTTTAGCCCTTTCAAGAAATCGTTCAGCTCATTGATTGCACCAGTTAACCCTGTTCCCCCGCAGGGCCCTCCACCTGTTGCAGTGTATCCTGTATTTGGGTCGGCACCAGATATTACATCAGAGAAACCTGTGGAGGAGCCATCTTTAGGCAGTAAGCTAAAACTTAAATTTCTCTCCTCTGACAATGTCTCTTCCCAACAGCCTCCAAAAGCAGCAGGAGGAGGAATGTTCTCTGGGTTCATGAAATTTGCTTCTGGTGAGGATGTCAGTGCTTACAAACCCCCTGAAATTCCCAATCAAGAACAGGCCCAGCATCGCCAATTGCCCCCAGTTCCACATCAGCAGCATATGCAGCAACATCAAAGGCCACCACCAATGTCTCTTGGGATGCAGCAAGCACCTCCTGAACCTCAAGGTTTTTTGACAGGTCTTTTTAAAGGGGCCGCCACTGACGATACATTTAAGGTTGGCTCCAATCAGCCCCAGCAAGGAGGGTTGTTGTCAGGAATTCTTAGATTTGGCTCTGGAAGTGACTTATCTGGGATCCCACCACCACAGCAAGTTCCCCCAAACAGTCAACCTCCTAGTGCCAGTAATTGTCAACAATTCCCTCCTCAACCTCCCCCACAAAAAAATGCACCTCCTCCTCAGCCTGGGGGTATTCTCTCAGGGTTACTGAGGTTTTCCTCTGCAGAAAACCTTTCACCTAATGTACCACCTCCCCAGGGCCAACAGCAAGGGGTGTTCCCTAGCAATCACCCCAGTCAGAAACAAGCACCAAGCCAATCCCAACAACCACCCTCTCAACAAGCACCTCCTCAACAAGGAGGACTTTTCTCTGGCTTGTTTAAATTGGGTTCCTCTGATAATGTTTTGAGCACCCAAACAACTCCACTCCAGCAACAACTGCCGCCGTCTGCTGGTCCTCGTAATCAGCAGAATTTCAACCAACAGAATATGCAAGGGCCAAACCGTGATCCACTGAGGGACCAGGCTTTTCTAGACAACAAACCAGACTTCTCTAGACAACATACATTTCCAAAACCTGCTCAACAAGGTGGTCTCCTTTCTGGACTTTTTAAGTTTGCTTCTGCAGACAATGTATCTACCAATCAGTCCCCAATACCTCAGACACATTCTGCACCTCCTCTCAATCAGCCTAGCCAGCAGTACCCAAACAGGCAGAATGTGCCATTGCAAAATCAACCAACTCAACAGCCTAGTCAACAAGTACAAGACCAAAATCAACCAACACAGCAGCCTAGTCAACAGGTACAAAGCCAAAATCAACCAACTCAACAGCCTAGTCTGCTGTCTGGGCTATTCAAAAAATCTTCCACAGAAAATGTGCCTCAGCAGTCGCCACCAATCAGCCAAGAAAGACAGCAACATGTAATTTCGCCACCAAATGTAATCTCGCCAAATGCCAGGCAAAATCTAACTCCTTCATGGCAAGATACTGCAAGCCAGCCTGGAGTTCTCTCTGGATTGTTTAACAAGTTAACAAAATCCTCTGGAAATGTTGAGGCCTGCAATCCGTCACCACCCATGCAAATACAACATCATACAATCACTCCAGCTGGACAGCCTACACAGCAAACACCTCCATCTACACATATACCACATCAGGTCCCACATGAACCCAATGAGGAGGCTGACAAAAAGCCAGGCTTTCTATCAGGACTATTCAATAGGAATCCAACAGATGAAGTCTCCACTCATAaatcagcagaaatgctcaagCACAATTCAGAGCCAAAGACACTATCTGCAAGCTCCCCAGGTTTGCTCTCAAGCATGTTCAAGACTGGGCCAAGCAACACTGTAGCGAACAATACTTCTGAGTCTGaaatggagagaagagaaagtGGTCTCCTTGGTCACTCCATTCTAAGACAAAACAGAAATGTTGCAGAAATTGCACCTGGCTCATGGGAAGCTGAGACTTTAGATTTAAGGACGTCAGCTACTTATGCAAGGTCTTTTCAGAGCCGACCATCCTACACATCATGCAGCACTGGCCATTTACCTCAGTTAATGCACTACCATGGTTCTCTTCAGTCTAACCACCCATTAGCCACCTCTTACAGTGCAGAAAACACGTTATCCCTTTTACAAGGGCATCCAAATACTGCAATGATGTCATCCCAACAATATCTTAATCAAAGTAACCATTCCTTATATTCTGTAACCGGACAGGATGGCTACCAAGATCTGTTGGCATCATATAGAGTCAATTCTAGTTATGGTGAAAACCAATGGATCCAAGAATCAATTCTGTGGCAGCAGCTTCAAAATCAATCACAGACTTATCACACAAGTGATGTGAGTTATGTACAGCCTCCAGAAGGAGCAGTGTTCCAAGACTCCACTCTCTACTGTAGCTCCACAAATATAGATAATCAATATTGTTCCCCTCAACCATGGCATGAAATTGACTATAACCAAGAACCGATTAAGCACCACCAACAAGAGGTGCCCAGAAATGTTGAAAGCAATCCATATACCAAGAAAAAATTAATGAACAGCTATGATGACTTGGGAAATCTGCATACTAATCAAATGATGGAACAGAAGGAGTACTGGACTGAAGAAGAGGGTGCATTGAACTTGAGCACCAAAATGAGTAATGCCAAGTTTGGTAAATGGAACTCCTTTGATAATGGTAGCTGTTATAGTCTGAATGGCATTTCATATCATGAGGGCTATTATGAGGAAAATCCACCTAATCTATCTTATTCAGCTAATTGGCAATATAGTGACCAAGGCATGGTTAATCAAAGTCAATTGAGTTTGACTAGGTCATTTGATcgcagttaccctaaacctcacaatggagagatggaagagtgtttGTACTTGGAAGAGACAGAATGGTACCATCAATGGCTTGTACTTTTGGAGCAAGGTATGTGGTGGCCAGCTGATGATGGGGATTGTGGGTACTTTGTTTACACTGATCATGAATACATATATGCCCTGCTAACAGATGCAGGAGGTACGATGGTCTATGCTTGTGCACCTGAGGGAGAGTCCTTGGGAACTGGGCCTGATAACTTTCCAAGTGCTTGGCTACATAATGAAATGGTCACAGTATGTGGATTTAAAGTCCCTCTCTATAATGAGGATGAGCTCCTCTGGCTCCCTGGACAAGATCAGGGTGATCCCAAACTCCTCAATGCCCCCCTGGACCTATCTGCTGCCTATAGAAAAGGAAATCAGATCATGAATTTGAACCTGGAGCGGTTCTCTCAGATGTTTGAGAGCTCCTTCCTTGCACAAAAAGAACAGGCTGTAGATTTCTCACTATATAGACTGAACAAAGTCAGAATGGATCCAAGACAACCCAATCATGCCTATCAGAATACATATATGGAGGTCATAGACCTTTCATGTTCTAACAGGGATCAGAAAGGCCCTTATTGGAACAATCAGCAAATGAAGGAACTTCTCTCTCAAAAGGTTGCTGTCTCGCACAATGCTACCCCCACCACAGATTCCTCTCAGCAACGCTTGAACAACTGTTACCAGCCTCGTCAAAGAAGGCATTCATCTTTTGGGGTCAGAGTCAGGCATGTAGATGACAcaccagaggaggaatggagacAGAGAGTGACTCCAGGAGAGGAAATACCTAATCGGCATGTCAAGAAGTTCTCTTCATTCATTTCCTCAATCGTTGGCAAAACCGCTGAGTCAGATTTGAACAAAGGAAGAGCTGGCTTGGCCTCTTGTGTTAATGGAGAACAATATAAACCACCTGGGACTGAGGCTACCCCTGTGGACCAACAGGCCAAGAGCATACTTTCATCAGGTTTCCAGAGTCTCAAATCAAAGATTATCAAAGAAGATCCCCCTGCTACAACAACTCCGGCTCAGAGTGCAGttcaacagacagagagaccagcCGCATCCAACTCTTCTAGAATTCTACCCACACCTCCCGCATCTGGACAATATGGGCAACCTCCAGCACAACAACCAAATGTTACTCAGAAACCTAGACTTGCACGACAAGCCACCATGTCTCAGCAAGCTGCTCCACCAACACAGCCCACAGTGCCAACCAGTTCATTGGACCCACTCAATAAATCTGTCTCTCCACTACAACCACAATCGCAGTATACCACAGATAGATCATCTGTAAAACCAGTGGAAAAACCAGCTGAACAACCACAGGGAGGATTTATGAGCTTTTTCAAGTCTGCCCTACTGATCGAGGAGCCAACGCCAGAGCCCCCTAAACCCCCACAACCATTGTCAAAACCACAAGATAGAAATGGTTCTACTGCTAGCTTACCTGGCAGCACATCCCCAAATAAACAGGAGGACACAGGAGCCTCTAATCTTTTTGGGTCAATAGGCAGCTTCTTTAGTGCAGAGTCTCCTCCATCACAGCAACCAAAACCTGTTGTTAAAAATGAGCCAAACAGAGTTGTTACACAAGGTTCTCAATCAAGACCATCTCTACAGAAACAACAAACAATGGATGGAGTGCAACGTGGGGTACCACATCCAGCTCCTGGTCAGCCACCAGGTAAAAGCATGTCACAAGTATTTCCTCCCAATACAAGCACTGGCCCCACCCCAGGCCGATCACAGACTATGACACCAACCGGACAAACCAAACAGGAGCCACCCCCCAAACCATCAGTTGGACTGTTCGGCTTTATGGGAGAAATTGGAGACATGATCTCTGGAACACCaccaacaacta includes:
- the unc13bb gene encoding uncharacterized protein unc13bb isoform X1, which translates into the protein MGVEDWESKYKVQGRNHLSEFLDKEENRWVEDDVILRMGRALTEPSGSSLCQSTQHSGIIPATYPVGYDTIDRRRRKKIRDPGGLSFSEAEKLTDEPFPPDLALLRQKRGELVLRQVAEIEEEEEQMTPCLKPYKNGLLYKTRMWAKNKLGDTLENYVVYQEEEAARMRTGLAYDSEEELPYSMGSVEELEEIASLAEAIHSENGRGQGRYASSHGGHIDKYQSYLVKKSGKGKMGGWAPEAMLSPVEEPSDEYVDPMDELQCLVETVSEYLAEKEEEISRYGSLPKSSKSRLSSQGSIRTESTGEDPRTPIDVKEETQTEAPPEPGISGVKHAMSSLFSSFTDKVSSAPKQPHSGSAETKEVPPAPSSQSGISKLFSFIPKSTSPAPARVALVSPTAHPNGTFSFNLPSQSDAKTQVQNQEMPAMITEMYSTSNEVQDSATKPQTPAVTSIVEKMSFVIKKSGEEVVNTTDGKQSPGRSGSREGFQNLANWDEKRIHQGEQSMAVGGGRRLDNSRNVLQNKPFVNTQGKVVHVRPDSMIASQQSVPTSVDGKSINQPEPASSGFFSPFKKSFSSLIAPVNPVPPQGPPPVAVYPVFGSAPDITSEKPVEEPSLGSKLKLKFLSSDNVSSQQPPKAAGGGMFSGFMKFASGEDVSAYKPPEIPNQEQAQHRQLPPVPHQQHMQQHQRPPPMSLGMQQAPPEPQGFLTGLFKGAATDDTFKVGSNQPQQGGLLSGILRFGSGSDLSGIPPPQQVPPNSQPPSASNCQQFPPQPPPQKNAPPPQPGGILSGLLRFSSAENLSPNVPPPQGQQQGVFPSNHPSQKQAPSQSQQPPSQQAPPQQGGLFSGLFKLGSSDNVLSTQTTPLQQQLPPSAGPRNQQNFNQQNMQGPNRDPLRDQAFLDNKPDFSRQHTFPKPAQQGGLLSGLFKFASADNVSTNQSPIPQTHSAPPLNQPSQQYPNRQNVPLQNQPTQQPSQQVQDQNQPTQQPSQQVQSQNQPTQQPSLLSGLFKKSSTENVPQQSPPISQERQQHVISPPNVISPNARQNLTPSWQDTASQPGVLSGLFNKLTKSSGNVEACNPSPPMQIQHHTITPAGQPTQQTPPSTHIPHQVPHEPNEEADKKPGFLSGLFNRNPTDEVSTHKSAEMLKHNSEPKTLSASSPGLLSSMFKTGPSNTVANNTSESEMERRESGLLGHSILRQNRNVAEIAPGSWEAETLDLRTSATYARSFQSRPSYTSCSTGHLPQLMHYHGSLQSNHPLATSYSAENTLSLLQGHPNTAMMSSQQYLNQSNHSLYSVTGQDGYQDLLASYRVNSSYGENQWIQESILWQQLQNQSQTYHTSDVSYVQPPEGAVFQDSTLYCSSTNIDNQYCSPQPWHEIDYNQEPIKHHQQEVPRNVESNPYTKKKLMNSYDDLGNLHTNQMMEQKEYWTEEEGALNLSTKMSNAKFGKWNSFDNGSCYSLNGISYHEGYYEENPPNLSYSANWQYSDQGMVNQSQLSLTRSFDRSYPKPHNGEMEECLYLEETEWYHQWLVLLEQGMWWPADDGDCGYFVYTDHEYIYALLTDAGGTMVYACAPEGESLGTGPDNFPSAWLHNEMVTVCGFKVPLYNEDELLWLPGQDQGDPKLLNAPLDLSAAYRKGNQIMNLNLERFSQMFESSFLAQKEQAVDFSLYRLNKVRMDPRQPNHAYQNTYMEVIDLSCSNRDQKGPYWNNQQMKELLSQKVAVSHNATPTTDSSQQRLNNCYQPRQRRHSSFGVRVRHVDDTPEEEWRQRVTPGEEIPNRHVKKFSSFISSIVGKTAESDLNKGRAGLASCVNGEQYKPPGTEATPVDQQAKSILSSGFQSLKSKIIKEDPPATTTPAQSAVQQTERPAASNSSRILPTPPASGQYGQPPAQQPNVTQKPRLARQATMSQQAAPPTQPTVPTSSLDPLNKSVSPLQPQSQYTTDRSSVKPVEKPAEQPQGGFMSFFKSALLIEEPTPEPPKPPQPLSKPQDRNGSTASLPGSTSPNKQEDTGASNLFGSIGSFFSAESPPSQQPKPVVKNEPNRVVTQGSQSRPSLQKQQTMDGVQRGVPHPAPGQPPGKSMSQVFPPNTSTGPTPGRSQTMTPTGQTKQEPPPKPSVGLFGFMGEIGDMISGTPPTTTTTTTKEESAGMGLLSMFGVSSPQQAPTQTESSQAPPPEPHVKSLFSMFGGPSQAATSQAPQSGPSPPQVQPQPETSSILGGLFSGSSASESPPKGLFSMFSGPSAPQPPGQAGSAPDSSVPESTVPKEPPTKNVFSMFSGPLSPPQASSVDSVATVPTPECANAQKESISGIPPQEAAPPKEPPATAAPQTAGSMLGGLFGGSSPQPATAAPQTAGSMLGGLFGGSSPQPATTAPQTAGSMLGGLFGGSSPQPATTAPQTASSVLGGLFGGSSPPPATAAPQTAGSMFGGSSPQPATAAPQTAGSMLGGLFGGSSPQPATAAPQTAGSMLGGLFGGSSPQPATAAPQTAGSMLGGLFGGSSPQPATAAPQTAGSMLGGLFGGSSPQPATSAPLTVGSKLGGLFGGPRPQPATTAPQTSGSVFGGLFGGPSPPPAPIQTAKPPENKISTAAPRTTQADGTIKIKEQGNAPKDGTAVEAVDSASTLPTPECAGAQKESIPDGALQESAPPKEPETPKEPPATDTPQTVGSMFGGSSPQPATAAPQTVGSMLGGLFGGSSAQPATAAPQTAGSMLGGLFGGSNPQPATDTPQTEPTKPPENKISTAVSDTTPDTIAKIKEPGDTPKDGTAVEAETTALTPECATAQKESIPKGAPQEPAPPKEPGTPKEPSATGFLSLFGGSTSQPGTATPQTAGSMLGGLFGGSSPQPATAAPQTASSMLGGLFGGSSPQPATAAHQTAGSMLGGLFGGSSPQPATASPQTAGSMFSGMLGGLSPQPAATSQTAASMFGGLFGGSTPQPAKTTSQTAPASPPENKISTAAPDTTTADSTDKMKEPGDTGTVTLHEHSQLSEAPKQPDTKTQPQELVGFKPDGNAVEVAQGQGFEKLPAPAVDCQSKEAEIPASSGQPDKTEQPLKSEQPPTNDQSSSGKEKAAFVEGEVIDDKPIVIVGEPESKGMDKSGPPVESPQKIPQADQLTKTEESAPKSLFGGFMTGTSDAGKSFGSMFSSPPTIPKALPTMPQAEAGGGLFSGFKTMSAGLFQEEKPGAAKQEPSTASLFGTKLGFWGAAAEPPKPQAPPVITTQPKANDKPTKETSDQSSSGGK